One window of Myxocyprinus asiaticus isolate MX2 ecotype Aquarium Trade chromosome 6, UBuf_Myxa_2, whole genome shotgun sequence genomic DNA carries:
- the sharpin gene encoding ranBP-type and C3HC4-type zinc finger-containing protein 1 → MAVSSGCSTVLMSVRVSVRPLSVGSDSLRLQLSMNPNRAGLFTLTLRHTDRGGRSVSLAEFDLRSMKYEVTSARSHELHLTKPPHDCLTFTFRSEQEAQEWATVMMSSLREAHRVANISHTSNDELQYMKCEEKNSTLSLLTKEELCIELSRAIEAGDTHAAVRYTTDLAQQQTALSIQPALKDTEDREISLTVVVEDSSSSCCVTVKILPHMTIASLKQQMFLEYGFHPRVQRWVISQCLCTDGRSLASYGVCRDGDTVFLYLLSARHACLSHQLCQQDQKKAFLMPAPPPALITAPTPTSSVPVGHDWRGYSTLPPRFSHSSTGGSGCGTEKTSDIINLERLQLGGSKLKTSNMQSGWSCPSCTFINKSTRPGCEICSTDRPNLPNHSSVQQEKVRRSDQ, encoded by the exons ATGGCTGTGAGCTCGGGCTGCAGTACTGTGCTGATGTCGGTGCGGGTGTCGGTTCGACCGCTCTCAGTGGGCTCAGACTCTCTGCGGCTGCAGCTCAGTATGAATCCGAACCGAGCGGGACTCTTCACACTCACGCTCAGACACACCGACCGCGGAGGACGCAGCgtg tctctagCAGAGTTTGATCTGCGCTCAATGAAGTACGAGGTCACATCGGCTCGAAGTCACGAACTTCATCTCACCAAGCCGCCTCATGACTGTCTGACGTTTACCTTCCGCAGCGAGCAGGAGGCCCAGGAGTGGGCAACTGTTATGATGTCGTCGCTCCGAGAGGCACACAGAG ttGCCAACATTTCACATACGTCAAATGATGAACTACAATATATGAAGTGTGAAGAGAAAAACTCTACCTTGTCGCTCTTAACAAAAG AGGAGTTGTGTATAGAGCTTTCTCGAGCAATAGAGGCAGGAGACACTCATGCAGCGGTTCGGTACACCACAGATCTGGCTCAGCAGCAGACAGCACTGAGTATTCAGCCAGCTCTAAAGGACACTGAGGACAGAGAGATAAG CTTAACAGTGGTAGTAGAGGACTCGTCATCTTCCTGTTGCGTCACAGTTAAAATCCTCCCTCATATGACTATTGCTTCTCTTAAGCAGCAG ATGTTTCTTGAGTATGGTTTTCACCCTAGGGTACAGCGCTGGGTGATCAGTCAGTGTCTGTGCACTGATGGCCGTTCTTTAGCGTCGTACGGAGTATGCAGGGACGGTGACACAGTGTTTCTCTACCTCCTGTCTGCCCGTCACGCCTGCCTCAGTCACCAGCTGTGTCAGCAGGACCAGAAGAAAGCCTTCCTGATGCCTGCACCACCACCAGCCCTCATAACGGCCCCCACACCAACCAGCAGCGTCCCCGTTGGCCACGACTGGAGAGGCTACAGCACGCTACCTCCCCGATTTAGCCACAGTAGCACAG GTGGTAGTGGGTGTGGCACAGAGAAAACTAGTGACATAATTAACCTTGAGAGGTTGCAACTTGGAGGGTCCAAACTGAAAACAAGTAACATGCAG TCAGGATGGTCTTGTCCTTCCTGTACATTCATAAATAAGTCCACAAGACCAGGCTGTGAAATCTGCAGCACAGATCGACCCAATCTTCCCAATCACAGTAGCGTTCAACAG gAAAAAGTAAGAAGATCCGATCAGTGA